The following DNA comes from Balneolales bacterium ANBcel1.
TTATATCTTATATTTCTGTAAAGAAATCTATTTCCTGACCTTCCTTAATCGAGATGATCGCTTTCTTGGTGGCCCTGGATCTTCCGGCAATAAATCCCCGCTTGGTGTGTCTTCCTTTTGGCTTGCCAGGATTTGTCATCGTGTTCACTTTTGTCACCGACACTTCCGGATAGAGGGTTTCTATTTCGGATTTGATCTCGCTTTTTGACGCGGTTTTGTCCACTTCAAAAGAATATTTGTTCTCTTTCTCCTGGATGCCGGTCAATTTTTCCGTGATCAATGGCTTGATTATCACACGCTTCATGCCTGCACCTCCTCAGCCTTTCGGTTAATACTTTCTTCAAGTTGCTTTACGGCACCTTCCTGAAGCAAAACGACATCAGAATGCATAATGTGATAGGTAGAAGGGTTGCTTCCTTCCATTACTGTGACTCCCGGCAGATTTCGACCGGATTTGTACACAGCCGGTTTG
Coding sequences within:
- the rplW gene encoding 50S ribosomal protein L23; the protein is MKRVIIKPLITEKLTGIQEKENKYSFEVDKTASKSEIKSEIETLYPEVSVTKVNTMTNPGKPKGRHTKRGFIAGRSRATKKAIISIKEGQEIDFFTEI